The DNA region ATGGCGGTGGCCAGCACCTGGGGCAGTCCCTGGCCGCCGTATTCGGGATCGGAGGAAAGCCCGAGCCAGCCGCCCTGGCGGTATTGCTCATAGGCCTCCTTGAAGCCCTGGGGCGTGCGCACCTCGCCGTCCTCGAAGTGGCAGCCTTCCTCGTCGCCCGACTGGTTGAGGGGAAAGACGAGCTCTTCGCAAACCTTGGCGCCCTCCTCGAGCACGGCGTCGATGATGTCAGGGGGCGCCTCGGCGAAGGCCGGCAGGTTCTGGTAATTGCCGACCTGCAGTAACTCGTGCAGCACGAAGCGGAAATCTCGCAAGGGGGCCTGATAGGTGGGCATGGACCGGTCTCCCTCAGTTGCGCAGCGGCCGGCCGGTCTCGAGCATGTGCTCGATGCGGGCCAGCGTTTTGCCGTTGCGGATCAACGCCAGAAAGGCGCTGCGCTCGAGCGCCAGCAGGTCTTTCTCGCTGACGTTTTCGGTGATGTCGGTGTCGCCGCCGGTGACCACGTGGGCGAGCTCGCTGGCCACCACGCGGTCATAGGCGGTGGCTTTGCCCTGCAGCACGAAACCCTCGACCACCAGGTCGACGGCGGCCCGCCCCGGGGCGCCGGGCAGCACGATCTCGGCCGGCTCGGGCGGCTGATAACCCTCGACCAGGGCCAAAGCCCGGGCCTTGGCGTTGGCCAGCACCCGGTTGCGGTTGGGCGTGATGCCATCGTCGGGGCGCAGGAACAGCAAATCCCGGGCCTCGGCCGCCGAACGCGCAACACGGGCCGTCGAGATGGTCTCGAAGGCCTGGGCCACCGGCGGCATGGGTCCGGCCGGGCGTTTCTTGTTCAGCGCGGCGCGCATGGTCAGCTCCTTGCTGCCGCCCCAGGCGGGAATGATGCCGACGCCGACCTCGACCAGGCCGACGTAGCTTTCGGCGTGGGCCTCGACGGCATCGGCATGCAGCACGATCTCGCAGCCGCCGCCCAGCGCCATGCCGGCCGGTGCCGCCACCACCGGCAGGGCTGAGTACTTGAGCGCCATCATGGCGTCCTGGCCGGCCTTGACGCCCTGTTCCAGCATCGGCCACATGGCCGCGTTGGCGGCAAACAGCGCCAGGCCGACGTTGGCGCCGACGGAGAAATTGTCGGCGTCGTTGCCCACGATCAGGGCCTTCCAGCCTTGCTCGTGGAGCCTCGCGGCCTGGCCGATCATGGCCACCACGTCGGCGTCGATGGCGTTCATCTTGGTGTGGATCTCGAGGCAGGCGACGCCATCGCCCACGTCCCAGAGGCTGGCGCCACGGTTGCCGGCGATGGGCTCGCGGCCGCGCTTCTTGTCGGCCAAGCGCCAGGCATCGTCCGGCACTTCGATCTCGGCGTAGTCGCCCGAGGGCGTGAACTGCAGCGCCTTCCCGCCCTCTTCCTTGTAGAGCGGCCCGTCGCCGACCTGGTCCAGCAGCGCCGGCACTTCCAGGCCCTCGGCCCGCAAGCGATCGGCGAGGTACTTGGCGCCGAGCTGGTCGATCTGCTCGAAGGGGCCGTACTTCCAGGCATAGCCCGTCTTCATAGCGAGATCGACGTGGCGGATCGAATCGGCGATCTCGGGCACCAGCGAGGCGGCATAGCTGAGCACCCGGCTGAGCACCCGCCAGGCGTACTGGCCGCCGCGGTCTTCGTGTTCGACCAGGGCGCGCAGGCCCTTCTTGGCCGCCCGCGCACTGTCGAGCCTGGCTTTGCGAACCGGGCGATAATCGCCGCTTTCGAAGTCGAGGACTTCTTTCACGCGCTTGCCGTCGACTTTGCTGCGGCGATAGAAGCCGCCCTTGCCTTTGCGCCCGGTGTAGCCCTCGGCGATCATGCGGGCGATGGTCGTGGCCAGCTTTCCTTCGGCATCGAATTCCTGGCAGAAGGCGTCGTCGGCCGGCAGCAGGCGCAACATGCTTTCGTTGACGTGGGGGGCCAGGTCGATACCGGTGAGATCGATAAGGCCGAAAATGCCGGTGCGCGGGATGCCCATGGGCTGGCCCACGATGGCATCGGCTTCTTCGATGCTGAGACCCAGTTCGATGGCCTGGCTCATGGCCGTCGAGCTCCAGTAGATGCCGATGCGGTTGCCGATGAAGCCGGGCGTGTCCTTGGCCGTCACCACTTCCTTGCCCAGGCGCACGTCGCAGAAACTCTCGAGCGCCGCCAGCACCTCGGGCCGCGTGGCGGCACCGCCGACCAGTTCCAAAAGCCGCATGTAGCGCGGCGGATTGAAAAAGTGCGTGACCGCGAAGTCGGCGCAAAATTCGTCCGATTGGCCGCGGACGAGTTCCGCGAGCGGAATCGTCGAGGTGTTGGATGAGACGATCGAGCCCTTGCCGCGCACGGCGTCAACGCGTTTGTAGATATCGTG from Alphaproteobacteria bacterium includes:
- a CDS encoding 3-hydroxyacyl-CoA dehydrogenase NAD-binding domain-containing protein produces the protein MTEIAKVGVLGAGVMGAAIAAHVANAGVPVVLLDIVPDGAENRNTVAEGAVARLLKDNPAPFMHKRNARLIECGNFDDDLEKLADCDWICEAVIENLEIKHDIYKRVDAVRGKGSIVSSNTSTIPLAELVRGQSDEFCADFAVTHFFNPPRYMRLLELVGGAATRPEVLAALESFCDVRLGKEVVTAKDTPGFIGNRIGIYWSSTAMSQAIELGLSIEEADAIVGQPMGIPRTGIFGLIDLTGIDLAPHVNESMLRLLPADDAFCQEFDAEGKLATTIARMIAEGYTGRKGKGGFYRRSKVDGKRVKEVLDFESGDYRPVRKARLDSARAAKKGLRALVEHEDRGGQYAWRVLSRVLSYAASLVPEIADSIRHVDLAMKTGYAWKYGPFEQIDQLGAKYLADRLRAEGLEVPALLDQVGDGPLYKEEGGKALQFTPSGDYAEIEVPDDAWRLADKKRGREPIAGNRGASLWDVGDGVACLEIHTKMNAIDADVVAMIGQAARLHEQGWKALIVGNDADNFSVGANVGLALFAANAAMWPMLEQGVKAGQDAMMALKYSALPVVAAPAGMALGGGCEIVLHADAVEAHAESYVGLVEVGVGIIPAWGGSKELTMRAALNKKRPAGPMPPVAQAFETISTARVARSAAEARDLLFLRPDDGITPNRNRVLANAKARALALVEGYQPPEPAEIVLPGAPGRAAVDLVVEGFVLQGKATAYDRVVASELAHVVTGGDTDITENVSEKDLLALERSAFLALIRNGKTLARIEHMLETGRPLRN